The Candidatus Sysuiplasma acidicola genome window below encodes:
- a CDS encoding transcriptional regulator, translating to MISRRNEIEITKEVLSLAKVSAVTKTQIVYRCNLNFAYAQKLIDKLSMERLISFAEESGRKTYSTTSKGIDFLYEIDKMFAIRQSRQ from the coding sequence GTGATATCGAGAAGAAATGAAATTGAAATAACGAAGGAAGTCCTTTCGCTTGCGAAAGTATCTGCAGTAACTAAGACACAGATAGTGTACAGGTGCAACCTGAACTTTGCGTATGCACAGAAGCTCATAGATAAACTTTCAATGGAAAGGCTGATTTCCTTTGCGGAAGAGTCAGGAAGAAAAACGTACTCTACGACCAGCAAGGGCATAGATTTCCTTTATGAGATTGACAAAATGTTCGCAATCAGGCAGAGCAGGCAATAG
- a CDS encoding RAD55 family ATPase, giving the protein MPEKEVSWLFSRTELPISTALASATLYVTIAAGFAYLFNFLNWFLISANRFLYYLIAIGLILTLLLAILIARNSIRRKSNKSKERNIPKTQAVYAHQETLRKIDALSASFKSRNAGQEDMKQCNWSNASSQFYDILFKEPDIGHHSEHILSMLYYGRTTAEPSPDAVFDFRYPGLEQTLHIGSVELNERLELLSKAGFLTRQVWFETVACPACSATDPISLDLFNAVNPPPNRGYAAKMDKSHGRSVVPAFRCRRCSKLYSYGDGLIRQAFAYSIKSELKDTVTKAIPDFFKFVEVMKQHGLDPVQLATLKGMSGITHTFDIAVAQRAERGSPAGQDAGYGEVTRGIVINVPGIGNKSLGSEHVKRLYSELSDIEGYRGVIIAIHGMDEEGERLARHFGIRILAGADADGALNEFWHFIRNEFLNPITRPSTTFGIEGFEKIADEFPSGRVYILSGPSGSMKTTVAVNYLIQGAKHGERGVMVVTGQSIENILSDFSNQGLEVELFRRDILLVDLTTQIEDLREKMLKGDASSVRAYLLKIVTDLGMVVLKHKAKRLVIDSIDDFWPDDAAGRDFIRGFILSLSKMGTTSMLTKTARYGPGSFSYGDSYVDGIINLGFQAVGDTRTHFIEALKIRGVKIDPSRFEIGTRIVDGRMKLTLLGRLPISGTAESEQEPEMDEIMEFPAGSQ; this is encoded by the coding sequence ATGCCGGAAAAAGAAGTGTCCTGGCTCTTTTCCCGCACCGAACTGCCAATTTCAACTGCACTGGCTTCCGCCACTCTCTACGTGACGATTGCGGCAGGATTCGCGTATCTGTTCAATTTCCTCAATTGGTTCTTAATCTCGGCTAACCGTTTTTTATATTACCTCATCGCAATCGGTCTGATTCTTACCCTGTTACTTGCGATTCTTATTGCGAGAAATTCAATCAGGCGCAAATCAAATAAGAGTAAAGAGCGGAATATACCTAAAACGCAGGCAGTGTACGCACATCAGGAAACTCTAAGGAAAATTGACGCACTGTCAGCCTCATTCAAGAGCCGTAATGCCGGACAGGAAGATATGAAACAGTGCAATTGGAGTAACGCCTCCAGTCAGTTTTATGACATTTTGTTTAAAGAGCCGGATATTGGCCATCACTCGGAGCACATTCTGTCGATGCTCTATTACGGCAGAACCACCGCCGAGCCTTCACCTGACGCGGTATTCGACTTCAGATATCCCGGACTTGAACAGACTCTGCATATTGGCTCGGTAGAGCTGAATGAAAGGCTTGAGTTATTGAGCAAGGCTGGCTTTCTTACGCGGCAGGTATGGTTTGAAACTGTCGCATGCCCTGCATGCAGTGCCACCGACCCTATATCCCTGGACCTTTTCAACGCCGTAAACCCTCCTCCGAACAGAGGGTATGCTGCGAAAATGGATAAGTCACACGGCAGGTCAGTTGTTCCGGCATTCAGGTGCCGTAGATGCTCAAAGCTCTATTCATACGGAGACGGCCTGATCAGACAGGCTTTCGCCTATTCGATTAAAAGTGAACTGAAAGATACGGTGACAAAAGCAATACCGGACTTCTTCAAGTTTGTGGAAGTCATGAAACAGCACGGTCTCGATCCTGTTCAGTTAGCCACGTTGAAGGGCATGTCCGGCATCACTCACACCTTTGATATCGCTGTAGCTCAGAGAGCGGAACGCGGTTCACCTGCCGGTCAGGATGCGGGATATGGAGAAGTGACACGCGGTATTGTGATCAATGTGCCGGGAATCGGGAATAAGTCGCTGGGTTCCGAACATGTCAAGAGACTTTACAGCGAACTTTCCGATATAGAGGGCTACCGCGGCGTAATTATCGCAATTCACGGAATGGATGAAGAAGGAGAGCGCCTGGCCAGGCATTTCGGCATCCGTATACTGGCCGGCGCGGATGCAGATGGCGCTCTGAACGAATTCTGGCATTTCATCAGGAATGAATTTCTGAATCCGATAACCCGGCCATCAACAACGTTTGGAATTGAAGGCTTTGAAAAAATAGCCGACGAATTCCCTTCCGGCCGGGTATACATACTCTCCGGCCCATCAGGTTCGATGAAGACAACCGTGGCTGTTAATTATCTGATACAGGGAGCAAAACATGGTGAAAGAGGTGTGATGGTCGTCACGGGTCAGAGCATTGAAAATATTCTTTCTGATTTTTCAAATCAGGGACTGGAAGTCGAATTGTTCCGTCGTGATATATTACTAGTCGACCTGACTACGCAGATAGAGGATCTCAGGGAAAAGATGCTGAAGGGAGATGCCTCATCAGTCAGGGCATACCTGCTGAAGATCGTTACTGATCTGGGCATGGTAGTGCTCAAACATAAAGCAAAAAGGCTGGTGATAGATTCGATAGATGATTTCTGGCCAGACGACGCAGCCGGCAGGGATTTCATCAGGGGGTTTATACTGAGTCTATCAAAAATGGGCACCACCTCGATGCTCACAAAGACCGCAAGGTACGGGCCTGGCTCGTTCAGTTACGGCGACAGCTACGTCGACGGTATAATCAACCTCGGGTTCCAGGCAGTCGGCGATACAAGAACACACTTTATCGAAGCACTTAAGATTAGAGGTGTAAAGATAGATCCGTCAAGATTTGAGATCGGCACACGGATCGTCGACGGACGGATGAAACTGACCCTGCTCGGCAGATTGCCGATTTCAGGGACCGCCGAGTCGGAGCAGGAGCCCGAAATGGATGAAATAATGGAGTTCCCGGCGGGATCTCAATGA
- a CDS encoding glycosyltransferase, translating to MGGNRLGYLVLVLMTFPFMILYLVISSIVLFSHGYSPSSHFFAVLLIIGDTFFALQTSAYLYNFYKAQFHYPQTIANYYRRYASSRVAVFIMAFNEPAEIIERTVTAVKLATGERGRVFLLDDSTNVRIRESVKEIAKNYDVAYVHRENRRGAKAGAINDAMHLVTEEYLAVFDSDQRPSPEFFDEILPLLEDDGSLAYVQVPQVYVNTDASRMASAAQSVQALFFDYIAEGKSVSNAMFTCGSNVVYRVAALSDVGNFDETIVTEDMATAINMHARGWKSLYYNKKLVFGEGPSTLAAYFTQQGRWSLGSISLWPRVIKLMLRHPKRMKASQYWEYLNSTSWYLVGFANMFVILPPLTYVFLGIPPVVGPGILLFYALVPYLALSMTSFFLTMRLRGHGISSAILNISLNFVCFPVYLVSAVYALTGRKKPFKVTPKGQKGGKEPLVRLWPQLSLLFLLLFGAIAGLAKYLVDDSIGYAISSVWLIYVAVWIFGLFYVNSVSKETSIYAETLKVYSK from the coding sequence ATGGGCGGAAACAGACTCGGGTACCTGGTCCTTGTTCTCATGACTTTTCCATTCATGATTCTGTATCTGGTGATAAGCAGTATCGTCTTGTTCTCACATGGTTATTCACCTTCCAGCCACTTCTTCGCCGTTCTGCTGATAATAGGCGACACTTTCTTTGCACTGCAGACCTCGGCCTATCTTTACAACTTCTACAAGGCCCAGTTCCACTACCCGCAGACGATTGCGAATTATTACAGAAGATACGCCAGCAGCAGAGTTGCTGTCTTCATTATGGCATTCAATGAGCCTGCGGAGATTATTGAAAGGACTGTAACGGCAGTAAAACTGGCAACCGGAGAAAGGGGAAGAGTTTTCCTGCTGGATGATTCTACAAATGTTAGAATCCGGGAATCGGTTAAAGAAATTGCTAAAAATTATGATGTTGCCTATGTTCACAGAGAGAACAGACGGGGAGCCAAGGCGGGGGCGATAAACGATGCAATGCATCTCGTAACCGAGGAATACCTGGCTGTGTTCGATTCGGACCAGAGGCCATCGCCTGAGTTTTTTGACGAAATACTTCCGCTGCTTGAGGACGACGGCAGCCTCGCATATGTTCAGGTTCCTCAGGTTTATGTCAATACCGATGCGAGCAGAATGGCTTCTGCAGCACAGTCTGTGCAGGCACTATTCTTTGACTACATCGCAGAGGGAAAGAGTGTGAGCAATGCAATGTTCACCTGCGGCAGTAACGTGGTTTACCGTGTAGCTGCGCTTAGTGATGTCGGCAATTTTGATGAAACAATAGTAACAGAAGATATGGCGACAGCAATAAACATGCACGCCAGAGGATGGAAATCTCTGTATTATAACAAAAAGCTGGTATTCGGAGAAGGGCCGTCAACACTTGCGGCTTACTTCACACAACAGGGCCGGTGGTCGCTCGGCTCCATCTCTCTTTGGCCCAGGGTCATAAAACTGATGTTGAGGCACCCAAAAAGGATGAAGGCATCGCAGTACTGGGAATACTTGAATTCCACAAGCTGGTACCTTGTCGGTTTTGCAAACATGTTCGTGATACTTCCCCCGCTGACCTATGTTTTTCTGGGCATTCCGCCCGTGGTGGGCCCAGGCATCCTGCTGTTCTATGCGCTAGTCCCGTATCTAGCTCTGTCTATGACTTCATTCTTCCTTACTATGAGGCTGAGAGGGCATGGAATATCGAGCGCAATCCTTAACATCAGTCTCAATTTTGTCTGCTTTCCCGTATACCTGGTTTCTGCAGTCTATGCTCTGACTGGAAGGAAGAAGCCATTCAAAGTGACTCCAAAGGGTCAGAAGGGCGGGAAAGAACCTCTGGTTAGACTCTGGCCGCAACTGTCCCTTCTCTTTCTTCTTCTGTTCGGAGCAATTGCAGGTCTGGCAAAATATCTTGTCGATGACAGCATCGGGTATGCAATCAGCTCTGTCTGGCTCATTTATGTGGCTGTCTGGATCTTTGGTCTTTTCTATGTAAATTCGGTGTCGAAGGAAACATCAATTTATGCCGAAACCCTGAAGGTATATTCGAAGTAG